The following proteins come from a genomic window of Hoplias malabaricus isolate fHopMal1 chromosome 15, fHopMal1.hap1, whole genome shotgun sequence:
- the bscl2 gene encoding seipin, whose amino-acid sequence MSTEQGSGRPQPGRDCCDLEQMGTMTGPLLLWLQDVVAVTLLRARRTLLRAAILLCVLVLLLWVSIFLYGSFYYSYMPTVSFSTPVNYQYRTDCESANSILCSYPKANISFLKNGREQVMMYGQPYRVSLELEMPESPVNEQLGMFMVQISCYTKDGKTVSTVARSAMLHYRSSLLQTLSTLMFSPLLVTGFSEQKQLIEVELFSDYKSDSYHPTIGAVIEIQSRRVQIYSAQLRIHAYFTGIRYLLYNFPITSAVIGVASNFTFLSVIVLFSYLQFLWGGLWPPEQVRVQVMMGDTSRLQQRREEARRRMHTSASTPIMKYEKERNAAVDQPQEPQQTAGNKRELDMIGAISSVGDCIRDENVLDPTTEDGLVFMEAPHIAETTVSGEEFESEQRNTEAKSTAHDDGASQPQASDTSIRQRHGPWMRL is encoded by the exons ATGAGCACTGAACAAGGGAGTGGCAGACCTCAGCCAGGACGGGATTGCTGTGATCTGGAGCAGATGGGCACCATGACCGGCCCATTACTTCTCTGGCTCCAGGACGTGGTGGCGGTGACCCTGCTGAGGGCTCGACGCACTCTGCTGAGGGCTGCCATtttgctctgtgttctggtgctgctgctctgggtgtcCATCTTCCTGTATGGCAGCTTCTACTACTCCTACATGCCCACTGTCAGCTTCTCCACACCCGTCAACTACCAGTACAG AACTGACTGTGAGTCTGCCAATTCCATTCTTTGTTCATACCCCAAGGCCAACATCTCTTTTCTAAAGAATGGGAGAGAGCAG GTGATGATGTATGGTCAGCCCTATCGTGTCTCCCTGGAGCTGGAGATGCCAGAATCTCCAGTTAATGAGCAACTTGGCATGTTTATGGTCCAAATATCTTGCTACACCAAGGATGGGAAAACGGTGTCCACTGTGGCCCGATCT GCCATGCTTCACTATCGCTCAAGCCTACTGCAGACCCTCAGCACCTTGATGTTCTCTCCACTGTTAGTGACTGGGTTTTCTGAGCAGAAGCAGCTTATAGAGGTGGAACTTTTCTCAGATTACAAGTCTGACTCT TATCATCCCACCATAGGGGCTGTAATAGAGATTCAGTCTCGACGGGTACAGATCTATTCGGCACAGCTTAGGATCCATGCTTACTTCACAGGCATCAG ATACCTCTTATACAATTTCCCAATTACGTCAGCAGTCATAGGAGTTGCCAGTAACTTCACTTTCCTCAGTGTCATTGTGCTCTTTAGTTACCTGCAGTTCTTGTGGGGTGGACTGTGGCCTCCAGAACAGGTCCGAGTGCAG GTAATGATGGGAGACACAAGCCGGCTTCAGCAAAGGAGAGAGGAAGCCAGGAGACGCATGCACACGTCAGCGAGCACACCCA TAATGAAATatgaaaaggaaagaaatgcAGCTGTTGATCAACCTCAGGAGCCTCAGCAAACTGCAGGAAACAAAC GTGAGTTAGACATGATCGGTGCCATCAGTTCAGTGGGTGATTGCATCCGGGACGAGAATG TTCTTGATCCCACCACAGAAGATGGTCTTGTGTTCATGGAGGCTCCACACATTGCAGAAACAACTGTGAGTGGAGAGGAATTTGAGTCTGAGCAGAGGAACACAGAAGCGAAGAGCACAGCCCATGATGATGGTGCATCTCAGCCTCAGGCTTCTGACACCAGCATAAGACAAAGACATGGACCCTGGATGCGCCTCTGA
- the gng3 gene encoding guanine nucleotide-binding protein G(I)/G(S)/G(O) subunit gamma-3 — MKGDTPVNSTMSVGQARKLVEQLKIEASFCRIKVSKAAADLMAYCDAHACEDPLITPVPTSENPFREKKFFCALL, encoded by the exons atgAAAGGAGACACCCCTGTGAACAGCACCATGAGTGTCGGTCAGGCCAGGAAGCTGGTGGAACAGCTGAAGATTGAAGCCAGTTTTTGTCGGATCAAG GTATCCAAGGCAGCTGCTGATTTGATGGCCTACTGTGATGCTCACGCCTGTGAGGACCCTCTCATCACCCCTGTGCCCACCTCAGAGAACCCGTTCAGGGAGAAAAAGTTCTTCTGTGCCCTACTCTGA
- the banf1 gene encoding barrier-to-autointegration factor has protein sequence MSSTSQKHKEFVAEPMGEKSVMALAGIGEVLGKRLEEKGFDKAYVVLGQFLVLKKDEELFRDWLKDTCGANVKQQGDCYGCLREWCDSFL, from the exons ATGTCGTcaacatcacaaaaacacaagGAGTTTGTGGCAGAGCCCATGGGCGAGAAGTCAGTGATGGCACTAGCAGGAATTGGTGAAGTGCTTGGCAAAAGATTGGAAGAAAAAGGGTTTGACAAA GCATATGTTGTCCTTGGGCAATTCCTAGTGTTGAAGAAAGACGAGGAGCTCTTTCGGGACTGGTTAAAGGACACATGCGGAGCAAATGTAAAACAACAAGGCGACTGCTACGGCTGTCTGCGAGAATGGTGTGACTCGTTCCTGTGA